CGGAAAATATCGCCGATAAAATCCGGCGGGAATTTGAGTCGTCATTAAACGCGGACACAACCCGGCCGGCGCCGGAACTTGTTGCCCTGCTTAAAAAGACGGCGGCCGCCGGCGCCAAAACCGGCCTGCTTTCCTTCCTTGCGCGGGAAAAAGCCGAACAGCTTATGGCGCGGGCCGGCCTTGATCAGACCGCATTTCTGCATGTTATGAAGAAGGAGGCCGATGATTTGCCCACGCCCGACAGCTGGTTGTCGCTTTTGAAAGCCATGGCGGTGGTCCCGCGCTGCGCCATTGCCCTGGTTGACGGCGCCACGGCCTGCCAGTCAGCCCTGGCGGTCGGCATGCGCTGCTGCGCCGTACCCGATTGTTTCACGGAGTGGCAGGATTTTACCGGCGCCGACCGGGTGGAGGAAAACATTTCCGGCCTGAGCCCGGACGGCATCATCACCCTGCTTTCCACCGCCCGTTTCCGAGAGCGTTCCCGATGAATACTCAGATGGATGAAGCGCGCGCCGGCCGCATCACGCCGGTTATGAAAGCGGTTGCCGCGGACGAAAAACAAGCTCCTGAAAAAATCCGCGCTGAAATCGCGCGCGGACGCGCGGTTCTGCCGGCCAATCCGCGCCATAAAAACCTGCGCCCGAAAATTGCCGGCCGCGCATTCCGCACCAAGGTCAACGCCAACATCGGCCTCTCAACGGAACAATCCGATTCGCCGCGCGAATTGCGCAAACTGGTAACCGCCCTGGAAGCCGGCGCCGATTTCGTGATGGATTTGAGCGTCGGCCCGGATTTAAGCGGCCTGCGCCGGCGCATGCTGGCGAATTGTCCGGTTCCTTTCGGCACCGTCCCCATTTACGAGGCGGTTTGCCGGACCGGCGGAGCGGTTGAATCGTTTGACCCCGAAGTCCTGATGGAAGTGATTGCCGAACAGGCCGGGCAGGGGGTTGACTTCATGACCCTGCATGCCGGCCTGTTGAAGGAATATGTGCCGCTGGCGATGAAAAGGC
This portion of the Kiritimatiellia bacterium genome encodes:
- a CDS encoding HAD hydrolase-like protein; translated protein: MTNKTTDDQNNDGSRTPPIALVLELEFMLFRGRQLMYEAFCRVLKEHQLALDQTFFSRYCLPRKIEKCLRGLLPAMGKKGLAPENIADKIRREFESSLNADTTRPAPELVALLKKTAAAGAKTGLLSFLAREKAEQLMARAGLDQTAFLHVMKKEADDLPTPDSWLSLLKAMAVVPRCAIALVDGATACQSALAVGMRCCAVPDCFTEWQDFTGADRVEENISGLSPDGIITLLSTARFRERSR